A genome region from Pristis pectinata isolate sPriPec2 chromosome 4, sPriPec2.1.pri, whole genome shotgun sequence includes the following:
- the med7 gene encoding mediator of RNA polymerase II transcription subunit 7 — protein MGEPQQVSALPLPPAQYFKEYTDDNVRKGFAPKPPPPIRDSYTMFGNQFQCDDLIIRPLEGQGIERLHPSQFDHKKELKKLNMSILVNFLDLLDILIKSPSSIKREEKLEDLKLLFVHMHHLINEYRPHQARETLRVMMEVQKRQRLETAERFQKHLDRAMEVIQNSLSSLPDDLSESGDPLAKVKTEPMDVEETSSCVQADTEADPSVKEDEVSDKDLAMCSIIDDMT, from the coding sequence ATGGGTGAGCCCCAGCAGGTGAGTGCTCTGCCCCTCCCGCCGGCCCAGTACTTCAAGGAGTACACCGATGACAATGTCCGCAAGGGGTTTGCCCCTAAGCCCCCGCCGCCCATCAGAGACAGCTACACCATGTTCGGCAACCAGTTCCAGTGCGACGATCTGATCATCCGCCCCTTGGAGGGACAGGGCATTGAGAGGCTGCACCCCTCGCAGTTTGACCACAAGAAGgagctcaagaagctcaacatgtccatcctggtgaatttcctggATCTGCTGGACATCCTGATCAAAAGTCCCAGCAGCATCAAGCGGGAGGAGAAGCTGGAGGACCTGAAGCTTCTGTTTGTTCACATGCACCACCTGATCAACGAGTACCGGCCTCACCAGGCGCGTGAGACGCTGCGCGTGATGATGGAAGTGCAGAAGAGGCAGCGGCTGGAGACAGCCGAGCGCTTCCAGAAGCACCTGGACCGGGCGATGGAGGTGATCCAGAACAGCCTGTCCTCCCTGCCAGACGACCTCTCCGAGTCTGGTGACCCGCTGGCCAAGGTGAAGACCGAGCCCATGGATGTGGAGGAGACGAGCAGTTGTGTACAGGCAGACACTGAGGCCGACCCTTCGGTGAAGGaggatgaagtcagtgacaaggACCTGGCCATGTGCTCCATCATTGATGACATGACGTAG